In Pseudoalteromonas shioyasakiensis, one DNA window encodes the following:
- a CDS encoding EAL domain-containing protein — protein MLFSHHENSHNKVLVVDDEPTSLMIMAESLSDLGEIVCCDNGAQAIEKATFFQPDVILLDIEMPGMNGFEVCKKLKNNPKTAQSHVIFVTSHNEQIFEYQSFASGGIDLIHKPVDLNICRLRVQNQLKLKHQEAQILAARNDISTLVAQVPVYISYWSNTEENLFSNDETSHWFSKSSEQMLGCFAKDVLPDELYEAFHRCLTKGIEQEVLNIQLPSPRNKIEYVRAQINLRIKEQEVVGVILTLSDITSITHTKKLLSNESERLRVMLNSIGDAVIATDNNAIINFMNPIAERLTGWHVEEAKGRHIEEVMKLVDATSNKTLVNPISVALKEQRIVAMALNSQLTGLDGRVYRVEDSAAPIRDIEGNIIGGIIVFHDVSESIAMAVKMSHLANHDLLTDLPNRVLLHDRVTHACKVASSMNKNVALMLIDIDHFKYLNDTLGHHQGDLIIKDVAKRLESLIDLNTTLARIGGDEFVILLPDVKSASVVDAIASDIINTMNEPFRIDGQEHILSVSVGVSVNPADSTQAEEMMTHADAAMYRAKEQGRNRFCYYSDDLEYQFKQRQSVEKLLRHAIEQDKIEVFYQPKLALSTQKIIGVEALVRLRDNDNKLISPLDFIPLAEETGLIHALGKSVLKQSCKAAKEWSDKGHSIKVAVNIAAKQFTDGNFCNLVADTIEQSGLTSELLELEVTESALMHDFEEIKIMLNKLSDLGLTIAIDDFGTGYSSLSYLKLFPVDVLKIDQSFVRDMLSDTQSMDIVRTITSLAHTLNLQIVAEGIEEKQHLNSLIDLGCELGQGYYFHKPMPKEEFDKLLG, from the coding sequence ATGCTTTTTTCTCATCATGAAAATTCACACAACAAAGTGCTTGTAGTGGATGATGAGCCGACTAGTTTGATGATTATGGCAGAGTCGCTTAGCGACCTTGGTGAGATAGTTTGTTGCGATAATGGTGCTCAAGCAATTGAAAAAGCAACGTTCTTTCAGCCCGATGTTATTTTACTAGATATCGAAATGCCTGGTATGAATGGCTTTGAGGTATGTAAAAAGCTTAAAAACAACCCAAAAACAGCACAGAGCCATGTGATTTTTGTTACTTCTCACAATGAACAAATTTTTGAGTATCAAAGTTTTGCAAGCGGCGGGATTGATCTTATTCATAAGCCCGTTGATTTGAATATCTGCCGGCTCAGAGTACAAAACCAGTTAAAGCTTAAACACCAAGAAGCACAGATATTAGCTGCAAGAAATGATATTTCGACACTCGTTGCTCAAGTACCTGTGTATATATCTTACTGGTCAAATACCGAGGAAAACCTTTTCAGCAATGATGAAACCAGCCATTGGTTTTCAAAAAGCAGCGAGCAAATGTTAGGTTGTTTCGCCAAAGATGTATTACCAGATGAATTGTATGAGGCTTTTCATCGCTGCTTGACTAAGGGCATAGAGCAAGAAGTTTTAAATATTCAGTTGCCTAGCCCTCGCAATAAGATTGAATATGTTAGAGCGCAAATAAATTTAAGAATAAAAGAACAAGAAGTTGTAGGTGTTATTCTTACTCTTTCGGACATCACCTCAATTACCCATACAAAAAAACTGCTATCGAATGAGTCTGAACGTTTACGGGTTATGCTTAATTCTATTGGTGATGCCGTAATAGCCACGGACAACAACGCAATTATTAACTTTATGAACCCCATTGCTGAGCGATTAACAGGTTGGCACGTTGAAGAGGCAAAAGGGCGCCATATTGAAGAGGTAATGAAGCTCGTTGATGCAACATCTAACAAAACACTCGTCAATCCTATATCTGTTGCTTTAAAAGAGCAGCGTATAGTTGCTATGGCGTTAAATAGTCAATTAACCGGGCTTGATGGACGAGTATATAGGGTAGAAGATTCAGCTGCACCGATACGAGATATTGAGGGCAACATTATCGGCGGTATTATTGTGTTTCATGATGTTAGTGAATCGATAGCGATGGCAGTGAAAATGAGCCATTTAGCAAATCATGATTTACTAACCGATTTGCCTAATCGGGTGTTATTACATGATAGGGTCACCCATGCTTGCAAGGTCGCAAGCAGCATGAATAAGAACGTAGCGCTAATGCTGATTGATATCGACCACTTTAAGTACTTAAACGACACTTTAGGGCATCACCAAGGTGACTTAATCATAAAAGATGTTGCAAAGCGGCTTGAGTCTTTAATTGACCTCAATACGACATTGGCAAGAATTGGTGGTGATGAATTTGTAATTTTATTACCCGATGTAAAGAGCGCCTCTGTAGTTGATGCCATTGCCAGCGATATTATTAACACCATGAATGAGCCATTTCGTATTGATGGGCAAGAGCATATTTTATCGGTCAGTGTTGGTGTAAGTGTCAACCCTGCGGACTCTACACAGGCAGAAGAAATGATGACCCATGCTGATGCGGCTATGTATCGTGCTAAAGAGCAAGGGCGTAATCGGTTTTGCTATTACTCGGATGATTTAGAGTATCAATTTAAGCAACGCCAAAGCGTTGAAAAGCTCTTAAGACATGCTATTGAGCAAGATAAAATTGAGGTGTTTTATCAGCCAAAACTAGCGCTTTCGACACAAAAAATTATTGGTGTTGAAGCATTAGTTAGGCTTCGAGATAACGACAATAAGCTTATTTCTCCACTGGATTTTATACCCCTTGCTGAAGAAACCGGACTTATTCATGCCTTGGGTAAGTCAGTGCTTAAGCAAAGTTGTAAAGCGGCTAAAGAGTGGTCTGACAAAGGGCATAGCATAAAGGTTGCCGTCAACATTGCTGCAAAACAATTTACTGATGGTAATTTTTGTAATCTAGTTGCTGATACGATTGAACAATCGGGGCTTACCAGCGAACTGTTAGAACTTGAAGTAACCGAAAGCGCATTGATGCATGATTTTGAAGAAATAAAAATCATGCTTAATAAACTCTCTGACTTGGGGTTAACCATTGCTATAGATGATTTTGGTACGGGTTATTCAAGCTTGTCTTATTTAAAACTCTTTCCCGTCGATGTACTCAAGATAGATCAATCTTTTGTGAGAGATATGCTTAGTGATACACAAAGTATGGACATTGTTAGAACCATCACCAGCTTAGCGCATACCTTAAATTTGCAAATTGTGGCTGAAGGTATTGAAGAAAAGCAACACTTGAATAGTTTAATCGATTTAGGCTGCGAGCTTGGGCAAGGGTACTATTTTCATAAGCCCATGCCCAAAGAAGAGTTTGATAAGCTATTAGGTTAA
- a CDS encoding NADP-dependent oxidoreductase, with amino-acid sequence MPDIQNRQYILETRPKGVANDKNVVLKTNSVPAPKNGEVLLRTIYLSLDPYMRGRMSDAKSYADPVKVGDVMVGATVCQVEQSNHPDYQKGEWVLAYTGWQEYAISDTEGLMKLGKNPQNPSYALGIMGMPGFTAYMGLLDIGEPKQGETVVVAAATGPVGATVGQIAKLKGCKVVGVAGGKEKCQYAKKELGFDACINHKAGDFTEQLNLACEKGIDVYYENVGGHVFDAVLPLLNTKARVPLCGLVSQYNATELPPGPDRLSMLMGQILTKRIKVQGFIIFDDYAHRYEEFAKDMQAWLSEGKIKYKEHLEANFENTLNAFNAMLNGENFGKTVVQVQQPI; translated from the coding sequence ATGCCTGACATTCAAAATCGTCAATATATTCTTGAGACACGTCCAAAAGGCGTAGCGAATGATAAAAATGTTGTATTAAAAACAAACTCAGTACCTGCGCCAAAAAATGGTGAGGTATTACTCAGGACCATTTATCTATCACTTGATCCCTACATGCGAGGGCGTATGAGTGACGCTAAATCATACGCCGATCCTGTAAAAGTTGGTGATGTAATGGTAGGCGCAACTGTATGCCAAGTTGAGCAATCGAACCACCCTGATTATCAAAAGGGCGAATGGGTATTGGCATACACAGGCTGGCAAGAATACGCAATAAGTGACACTGAAGGCTTAATGAAGCTAGGTAAGAATCCCCAAAACCCTTCTTATGCACTCGGTATTATGGGTATGCCTGGTTTTACCGCATACATGGGGCTTTTAGATATTGGTGAGCCAAAACAGGGCGAAACCGTGGTGGTTGCTGCTGCCACAGGACCTGTCGGTGCAACTGTAGGGCAAATAGCTAAATTAAAAGGCTGTAAGGTCGTTGGCGTAGCTGGTGGTAAAGAAAAATGCCAATACGCTAAGAAAGAGTTAGGCTTTGATGCTTGTATTAACCATAAAGCAGGTGACTTTACTGAACAGCTAAACTTAGCCTGCGAGAAAGGTATTGATGTTTATTATGAAAATGTGGGTGGCCATGTATTTGACGCCGTCTTACCCCTGTTGAATACAAAAGCACGGGTGCCACTGTGTGGGCTAGTATCGCAATATAATGCGACCGAATTACCCCCAGGGCCAGATCGCTTATCTATGCTTATGGGTCAAATCCTTACCAAACGCATTAAAGTACAAGGCTTTATAATTTTTGATGATTACGCCCACCGTTATGAAGAATTCGCAAAAGATATGCAAGCATGGTTAAGTGAGGGGAAAATCAAGTATAAAGAGCACCTTGAAGCTAATTTCGAAAATACCCTAAACGCCTTTAATGCTATGTTAAATGGTGAAAACTTCGGTAAAACTGTCGTGCAAGTTCAGCAACCAATTTAA
- a CDS encoding manganese efflux pump MntP, with amino-acid sequence MNIITLSVLSLAMSTDAFAASITKGSTLKNPRVLSAIKLGLLFGCIEAIAPIVGWLIGSAGADYVEAFDHWIAFVLLVGLGIHMLLESRKKDDDDEEEVTPNTKRSFIATLLTAIGTSIDAMTVGISLAFMKVNIYLAAAMIGLATTIMVTIGALLGNVMSGWVGKKAEAIGGVALIFIGCGILYSHTMA; translated from the coding sequence TTGAATATTATTACTCTAAGCGTTTTATCGCTTGCTATGTCGACTGATGCTTTTGCAGCTTCAATCACCAAAGGCAGTACGCTTAAAAATCCTCGCGTTCTGAGTGCAATCAAGCTTGGTTTATTGTTTGGCTGTATCGAAGCTATCGCACCGATTGTTGGCTGGCTAATTGGTAGTGCCGGTGCAGATTACGTTGAAGCGTTTGATCACTGGATTGCCTTTGTGTTGTTAGTGGGTTTAGGCATCCATATGTTGCTTGAGAGTCGTAAAAAAGATGACGACGATGAAGAAGAAGTTACACCTAACACTAAGCGCTCTTTCATTGCCACATTACTAACCGCTATTGGCACCAGTATCGATGCCATGACAGTCGGTATTAGCCTTGCATTCATGAAAGTGAACATTTACTTAGCAGCCGCTATGATAGGCCTAGCAACCACAATTATGGTTACCATCGGCGCGCTACTTGGAAACGTAATGAGTGGCTGGGTTGGCAAAAAAGCCGAAGCAATCGGCGGTGTTGCACTTATCTTTATCGGCTGTGGCATCCTGTACAGCCATACCATGGCTTAA
- a CDS encoding RecQ family ATP-dependent DNA helicase produces the protein MNTPLHTSLNQYFGFNEFRQGQQQTIEQLLNQQSSLAIFPTGSGKSLCYQLTAMHLPNLTLVVSPLLALMKDQISFLNSKGIYAASLDSSQTSEQSHTVMSDVRAGKVKILMVSVERFKNERFREFIKQVPISMLVVDEAHCISEWGHNFRPDYLKLPRYREELNIPLVLLLTATATKKVKRDMCERFAIAPECVVQTGFYRSNLDLSVLSVASQEKPQQLASIIASQQGAGIVYVTLQHTTEQVAEGLARAGFNAVAYHAGLEDDKRWQIQDDFMAGKINIVVATIAFGMGVDKSDIRFVIHYDLPKSIENYSQEIGRAGRDGAPSNCFTLANLDGLNTVENFVYADTPEQSGIDYVINNIRNEQTNNQWEMQEYSLSSESNIRALALKTLLVQLEMQGAITPLYAYYADFKYKFLTEQNELLSQFDADRQAFLQQVFKHTEFKKIWGTLNFDALTRATQVDRKRVVAALDYLAEKGHIALETKRITQVYEVNNSVINHPDLAQQLHLYFIEKEQAEIKRIATLVRFFELDSCLSYNLARYFDDQHAPQQCGHCSVCRGQQVKLSYSLVHQMPEQNVIASKVAELKQHLAAKGINDVSIDTQCRFLAGMSVPLFTRNKVRQLSGFGFCEQQRYSDIKALLQQL, from the coding sequence ATGAATACACCACTACACACTTCGTTGAATCAATACTTTGGCTTTAATGAGTTTCGCCAAGGTCAGCAACAAACCATTGAGCAGTTATTAAATCAGCAATCGTCGTTGGCAATTTTTCCAACTGGCTCGGGTAAATCTTTGTGCTATCAATTAACTGCAATGCACCTACCTAATTTGACCTTAGTGGTATCGCCATTATTGGCACTGATGAAAGACCAGATCAGCTTTTTAAATAGCAAAGGTATTTACGCGGCAAGCCTTGATTCAAGCCAAACCAGTGAGCAAAGTCATACGGTAATGAGTGATGTGCGAGCAGGGAAGGTGAAAATTTTAATGGTCTCAGTTGAGCGCTTTAAGAATGAGCGCTTTCGTGAATTTATTAAACAGGTGCCTATTTCGATGCTGGTGGTTGATGAAGCGCACTGTATATCTGAATGGGGTCACAATTTTAGGCCTGATTACCTGAAACTGCCGCGCTATCGTGAAGAGCTTAATATTCCACTGGTATTACTTCTCACTGCTACAGCGACTAAAAAAGTAAAGCGCGATATGTGTGAGCGTTTTGCTATTGCCCCAGAATGTGTGGTGCAAACTGGCTTTTACCGAAGCAACCTCGACTTATCAGTGCTCAGTGTTGCAAGCCAAGAAAAACCTCAGCAATTAGCCAGTATTATAGCCAGCCAACAAGGTGCTGGGATTGTCTATGTCACCTTACAACATACCACTGAGCAAGTAGCCGAAGGCTTGGCAAGAGCGGGCTTTAATGCGGTGGCCTATCATGCAGGCCTTGAGGATGATAAACGCTGGCAAATTCAAGATGATTTTATGGCGGGTAAAATAAATATCGTCGTGGCAACTATTGCTTTTGGGATGGGTGTTGATAAGTCTGATATTCGTTTTGTGATCCACTATGACTTGCCAAAATCAATTGAAAATTATAGCCAAGAGATTGGCCGCGCAGGGCGAGATGGTGCGCCATCAAACTGTTTTACCTTAGCAAACCTTGATGGCTTAAATACCGTTGAGAACTTTGTTTATGCCGACACTCCCGAGCAAAGTGGGATTGACTATGTCATCAATAACATTCGTAACGAGCAAACGAACAACCAATGGGAAATGCAAGAGTACAGCTTATCGAGCGAAAGTAATATTCGTGCTTTAGCATTAAAAACCTTACTAGTGCAGTTAGAAATGCAAGGGGCTATTACGCCTTTATATGCCTATTACGCCGATTTTAAATATAAGTTTTTAACAGAGCAAAACGAGCTACTTAGCCAGTTTGATGCAGATCGACAAGCGTTTTTACAACAGGTATTCAAACACACTGAGTTTAAGAAAATTTGGGGCACACTTAATTTTGATGCGTTAACCCGAGCCACTCAAGTTGATAGAAAACGTGTGGTTGCAGCGCTCGATTATTTAGCTGAAAAAGGTCATATAGCCCTTGAAACCAAACGTATCACGCAAGTGTATGAGGTGAATAACTCGGTAATAAATCACCCTGATTTAGCACAGCAACTTCACCTATATTTTATCGAAAAAGAGCAGGCCGAAATTAAACGTATCGCTACTTTAGTACGCTTTTTTGAGCTAGATAGCTGCTTAAGTTATAACTTAGCTCGCTATTTTGATGACCAACATGCACCCCAGCAATGTGGCCATTGTTCAGTGTGTAGAGGCCAGCAGGTAAAGCTTAGTTATTCATTAGTGCATCAAATGCCTGAGCAAAATGTGATTGCCAGCAAAGTTGCTGAGCTTAAACAGCACTTAGCCGCTAAAGGGATTAATGATGTCAGCATCGATACTCAGTGCCGGTTTTTAGCGGGCATGAGCGTGCCTTTATTTACCCGCAATAAAGTCAGGCAGCTCTCAGGTTTTGGCTTTTGCGAACAGCAGCGATACAGTGACATTAAAGCCTTGCTACAGCAGTTGTAG
- a CDS encoding SMP-30/gluconolactonase/LRE family protein: MKLLKPLAITLLLSSPLTFAVDSQDFVKDNVFTQGIEGPTMYNGALYAVNYAQQGTIGRVDNMGKTSLFVRLPDDSVGNGLQFDSQGNLFIADYVNHNILKVPAGSNKAEVFAHNSKMNQPNDIAITKKGALFASDPNWANETGQLWRINADGSTHLLEKNMGTTNGVAVNNDNTKLYVNESVQRVVWQYDLDENLNISNKKLLIKFADHGLDGMRVNNQGHVFITRYGAGKVLEVSPTGKLLNSYQLKGQHPTNLAFNDTQSKVYVTMQKRGAIEVLEL; this comes from the coding sequence ATGAAACTACTTAAGCCACTGGCAATAACACTACTTTTAAGCTCACCGTTAACTTTTGCTGTTGATAGCCAAGACTTTGTTAAAGATAACGTTTTCACTCAAGGCATTGAAGGACCAACCATGTATAACGGTGCTTTATACGCGGTGAACTATGCCCAGCAAGGAACCATAGGCCGCGTTGATAACATGGGTAAAACATCGTTATTTGTGCGCTTACCTGATGACAGCGTTGGCAATGGCCTACAGTTTGACTCACAAGGTAATTTGTTTATTGCCGACTATGTTAACCATAATATTTTAAAAGTACCTGCTGGTAGCAATAAAGCAGAAGTGTTTGCCCATAATAGTAAAATGAATCAACCCAATGACATTGCTATCACTAAAAAGGGGGCGCTGTTTGCAAGTGACCCTAACTGGGCGAACGAAACGGGCCAGCTGTGGCGTATAAATGCAGATGGCAGCACCCATTTACTCGAAAAAAACATGGGTACCACCAACGGGGTGGCGGTTAATAACGACAACACTAAGCTTTATGTGAACGAGAGTGTGCAGCGAGTTGTTTGGCAATATGACTTGGATGAGAACTTAAACATTAGTAATAAAAAGCTTTTGATTAAGTTTGCTGATCATGGCTTAGACGGCATGCGCGTTAATAATCAAGGGCATGTGTTTATTACTCGTTACGGCGCAGGGAAAGTGCTTGAAGTCTCGCCTACCGGCAAGCTATTAAATAGCTATCAATTAAAAGGCCAGCACCCAACTAATTTGGCTTTCAACGATACGCAAAGCAAAGTGTATGTCACCATGCAAAAGCGCGGTGCAATAGAAGTACTTGAGCTTTAA
- a CDS encoding glutathione S-transferase family protein, translating into MIKLHHLNKSRSKRIIWLLEELNVDYDIIAYQRNKETFLAPDELKHIHPLGKSPVIEDNGKVITESGAITDYLISKYGKGKFMPSQQSDNYVDYQQWLHFAESSAMVPFLLKLFITKDGCKTNFIGDYADHEIGKILSYVNQQLKGKQYLVDETLTGADFMMSFVVEKADEAGLLAHFPEIKRYLEQLKTHESYHTANELEAKYG; encoded by the coding sequence ATGATTAAATTACACCATTTAAATAAATCACGCTCTAAACGTATTATTTGGTTACTCGAAGAGCTAAACGTAGATTACGACATTATTGCCTACCAACGTAATAAAGAGACATTCTTAGCACCTGATGAGTTAAAACACATTCACCCGCTGGGCAAATCGCCCGTTATTGAAGATAATGGCAAAGTAATTACTGAGTCTGGCGCAATTACCGACTACTTAATTAGTAAGTACGGCAAAGGTAAGTTTATGCCGAGCCAGCAAAGCGACAACTATGTTGATTATCAGCAATGGCTTCATTTTGCCGAAAGCTCAGCAATGGTACCTTTTTTACTAAAATTATTTATTACAAAAGATGGCTGTAAAACCAACTTTATTGGTGATTATGCTGATCATGAAATTGGCAAGATACTGAGTTATGTTAATCAGCAATTAAAAGGTAAGCAGTACTTAGTGGATGAAACATTGACCGGTGCTGATTTTATGATGTCGTTTGTTGTAGAGAAAGCTGATGAGGCAGGCCTGCTAGCACATTTCCCTGAAATTAAACGTTATTTAGAGCAGCTGAAAACTCACGAAAGTTATCACACAGCAAACGAGTTAGAAGCAAAATACGGTTAA
- a CDS encoding diguanylate cyclase — translation MHQNTEQGINSLSNKQLEDVIAEIEQAIEWHQSWYRNLLRCLIADIPADEQDLADNAHNLCRFGQWFNKLPEQSINLHPYFSEIACAHQKMHQGAKVLLSLKESKSVIPANLLDQFHADLDSLHELFEILIDEFSELLHTRDPLTGASNRTNLVENLQKEHELCKRKSLSCALIMIDLDHFKQVNDEFGHAAGDKVLIALVKCIKSHLRKYDQLYRYGGEEFLVCLPQTELEGAKSLSERLRAGVEALKIEIGKGKHINVTGSFGVSLINAGDDIEAAIERADEAMYQAKKSGRNRVCAA, via the coding sequence ATGCATCAAAATACCGAGCAGGGCATTAATTCTCTGTCGAATAAACAGCTTGAAGACGTTATTGCAGAAATTGAGCAAGCCATTGAGTGGCACCAGTCATGGTATAGAAATTTACTAAGGTGCTTAATTGCAGACATACCTGCAGATGAACAAGACTTAGCAGATAATGCTCATAACCTTTGTCGTTTTGGGCAATGGTTTAATAAGCTACCCGAGCAGAGCATAAATCTTCACCCTTACTTTTCTGAAATCGCTTGTGCGCATCAAAAGATGCACCAAGGTGCCAAAGTCCTATTATCGTTAAAAGAGTCTAAGTCTGTTATTCCGGCTAATTTATTGGACCAGTTTCATGCCGATTTAGATAGCTTGCATGAATTATTTGAAATCCTTATCGATGAATTCTCTGAATTGCTGCATACAAGAGATCCTTTAACAGGTGCATCGAACCGAACAAATTTAGTTGAAAACCTGCAAAAAGAGCATGAGCTTTGCAAACGTAAATCGCTGAGCTGCGCACTGATAATGATCGACCTTGATCACTTTAAGCAAGTGAACGATGAGTTTGGTCATGCTGCGGGGGATAAGGTATTAATAGCCCTTGTTAAATGCATTAAATCTCACTTAAGGAAGTACGATCAACTATATCGCTACGGTGGTGAAGAGTTTTTAGTCTGCTTACCACAAACAGAGCTTGAAGGTGCCAAATCACTTTCTGAGCGATTAAGAGCAGGCGTTGAAGCTTTAAAAATTGAAATTGGCAAAGGTAAACACATTAATGTTACAGGCTCATTTGGTGTTTCGTTAATAAATGCCGGTGATGATATCGAGGCGGCAATCGAAAGGGCTGACGAAGCCATGTATCAGGCTAAAAAGTCAGGCCGCAATCGAGTGTGTGCGGCTTAA
- a CDS encoding helix-hairpin-helix domain-containing protein: MPFSKQEHNALLALKGVGPTVIKRFEEIGIESFEELAGFDANTIAERVASMLHSSCWQNSPQAKAAITAAITRAKQG, from the coding sequence ATGCCATTTAGCAAGCAAGAACACAACGCGCTTTTAGCACTCAAAGGTGTGGGGCCTACGGTGATAAAACGGTTTGAAGAAATTGGTATTGAATCGTTTGAGGAGTTAGCGGGGTTTGATGCCAACACCATTGCTGAGCGAGTAGCGTCGATGTTGCATTCAAGTTGTTGGCAAAATAGTCCGCAAGCAAAAGCGGCAATCACCGCCGCGATTACGCGAGCAAAGCAAGGTTAA
- a CDS encoding NAD(P)/FAD-dependent oxidoreductase, with amino-acid sequence MINQPPKIVIIGGGAGGLELATQLGHKLGKKHQAEILLIDKNRSHIWKPLLHEVATGSIDADLDGVVYSAHAAKHHYNFQLGSFCHLDQTNKTITLSELKDELGHRILPERQVSYDYLVLAIGSVSNDFNTPGVNKHCFYLDSNQQAERFQHALLDNFTRLHQDDDPQHSLTIAIVGGGATGVELSAELYHVSDMLKIYGLNKMTAKRLHIDLIEAGPRILPALPERIANSAKRELVKLGVTVREGTQVKEATENSFITKNDEHITADIMVWAAGVKAPDFIKDIGVFELTRNNQIKVNQYLQSSVNDDIFVIGDCCAFTQEDGTQVPPRAQSAHQMAQCVEKNLIATLKGQPLSAFTYSDHGSLVNLSRYSTVGSLMGNLTSNSFFIEGKIARFMYISLYRMHQRAIHGSAKTFALWISEKVLRVVRPKMKLH; translated from the coding sequence ATGATTAACCAACCTCCTAAAATCGTGATAATCGGTGGTGGCGCTGGTGGCTTAGAACTAGCAACACAATTAGGACACAAACTCGGGAAAAAACACCAAGCAGAGATACTTTTAATCGATAAAAACCGCAGCCATATTTGGAAGCCGTTACTTCATGAAGTAGCGACGGGGTCGATTGATGCCGATTTAGACGGCGTTGTATACTCAGCTCATGCAGCAAAACATCATTATAATTTTCAACTCGGCAGTTTTTGCCACTTAGATCAAACCAACAAAACCATTACTTTAAGCGAGCTAAAAGACGAGCTTGGCCACCGTATTTTACCTGAGCGCCAAGTCAGTTATGACTACCTTGTGCTTGCCATTGGTAGTGTCAGTAACGACTTTAATACCCCAGGTGTTAATAAGCACTGTTTTTACCTTGATTCAAACCAACAAGCTGAGCGCTTTCAGCATGCTCTACTCGATAACTTCACCCGCTTACATCAAGATGACGACCCACAACATTCTTTAACCATTGCCATAGTCGGGGGTGGTGCAACCGGGGTTGAGCTGTCGGCAGAGCTTTATCATGTGTCAGACATGCTAAAAATCTATGGCCTTAATAAAATGACCGCTAAACGCTTACACATTGATTTAATTGAAGCAGGGCCGCGAATTTTACCTGCTTTACCCGAGCGCATTGCAAACTCGGCTAAACGAGAGCTAGTTAAGTTAGGAGTAACAGTACGCGAAGGCACACAAGTAAAAGAAGCCACAGAAAATAGCTTTATCACCAAAAACGATGAACATATCACAGCCGATATCATGGTTTGGGCTGCGGGTGTAAAAGCCCCTGATTTCATTAAAGATATTGGTGTCTTTGAGCTTACCCGCAATAACCAAATTAAGGTGAACCAATATCTGCAAAGTAGCGTAAACGACGATATCTTTGTGATTGGTGATTGCTGTGCATTTACTCAAGAAGATGGCACACAAGTGCCACCCAGAGCGCAATCGGCCCATCAAATGGCGCAATGTGTTGAAAAAAACCTAATTGCCACACTCAAAGGCCAGCCACTCAGTGCCTTTACCTACAGTGATCATGGCTCTTTAGTTAACTTGTCACGCTACAGTACGGTAGGTAGTTTAATGGGCAACCTAACCAGCAATAGCTTTTTTATTGAGGGGAAAATAGCGCGATTTATGTATATTTCGCTCTATCGTATGCATCAACGTGCCATCCATGGCAGCGCAAAAACCTTTGCACTGTGGATCAGCGAAAAAGTACTACGCGTTGTTAGACCAAAAATGAAACTGCATTAA